In Phyllobacterium zundukense, one DNA window encodes the following:
- a CDS encoding LysR family transcriptional regulator: MDVNLALRAFVRTVEKGSVTGAARDLGISQPAVTKHLRNLERHVNARLLERTTRAVRPTAHGMRLYEVSRNALASIEAAMEGVRHDMGEIEGALRIHAPSCIGAQHLHGMVMEFQNEHRRSRSISCSTTAKSI; the protein is encoded by the coding sequence ATGGACGTCAATCTCGCCCTTCGAGCCTTCGTCAGGACCGTTGAAAAGGGGTCGGTGACAGGTGCAGCACGCGATCTCGGTATTTCGCAGCCGGCGGTGACGAAGCATCTCCGCAACCTCGAACGCCACGTCAACGCGCGGTTGCTGGAGCGCACGACGCGCGCAGTCCGGCCGACCGCGCATGGAATGAGGCTTTACGAGGTGAGCCGTAATGCGCTTGCTTCGATCGAGGCAGCGATGGAAGGTGTCCGCCACGACATGGGTGAGATCGAAGGTGCTCTTCGCATCCATGCCCCATCCTGCATTGGTGCACAACATCTTCATGGCATGGTGATGGAGTTCCAGAACGAGCATCGGCGGTCACGGTCGATCTCGTGCTCGACAACCGCCAAGTCGATTTGA
- a CDS encoding L,D-transpeptidase has translation MSISRRSFVVGLPMVLGGCATQQPQEMTPKSPANDPYYLTMYAAIDTEPFPVPPVDLKKVKPRFYRQQVAYPTNEKPGTIVVDPNERFCYLVLENGKAIRYGVGVGKIEAFNFQGEATIARKAKWPGWRPTPDMIARDPERYGPLKEGLPGGTANPLGPRALYLYRDNQDTYYRLHGTVEPWTIGTKVSSGCIRLLNQDIMDLYNRVPVGTKAVVLPSMAVATS, from the coding sequence ATGTCGATAAGCAGGCGCTCGTTTGTTGTTGGATTGCCAATGGTACTGGGAGGCTGCGCGACGCAACAGCCTCAGGAAATGACGCCGAAGTCACCTGCCAACGATCCGTACTATCTGACGATGTATGCGGCCATCGACACTGAGCCATTTCCAGTTCCTCCTGTCGACCTGAAGAAGGTGAAGCCACGTTTCTACCGGCAACAGGTCGCCTACCCGACGAACGAGAAGCCCGGCACGATCGTCGTCGATCCGAACGAAAGGTTTTGCTACCTCGTCCTGGAGAACGGCAAGGCGATACGGTACGGCGTTGGCGTCGGCAAGATCGAGGCCTTCAACTTCCAGGGCGAAGCTACGATCGCACGTAAGGCTAAATGGCCAGGTTGGCGACCCACGCCTGACATGATCGCTCGCGATCCGGAACGATATGGACCGCTGAAGGAGGGCCTTCCGGGCGGTACGGCAAACCCTCTCGGACCACGCGCGCTCTATCTCTACCGGGATAACCAGGACACCTACTACCGTCTTCACGGCACGGTCGAGCCGTGGACCATCGGAACCAAGGTGTCGTCCGGCTGTATCCGCCTCCTGAATCAGGACATCATGGACCTCTACAACCGAGTTCCCGTCGGTACGAAAGCGGTGGTCTTGCCGTCAATGGCCGTTGCGACCAGTTGA
- a CDS encoding RidA family protein, with product MAQRDAVFPAGRHDLYTSQTYSAAIRSGDLLFVSGQVGSRSDGSPEPDFEAQVRLAFANLEATLQAGGCGLDDIVDVTTFHTDPENQFGTIMTVKSEVFPAAPYPNWTAIGVNWLAGFDFEIKVIARIPG from the coding sequence ATGGCCCAGCGTGACGCCGTTTTCCCCGCCGGTCGGCATGACCTCTACACCTCACAGACCTATTCCGCGGCGATCAGATCAGGTGATCTCCTGTTCGTGTCCGGTCAGGTCGGCAGTCGCAGCGACGGCTCGCCCGAGCCGGACTTCGAGGCTCAGGTCCGTCTGGCATTCGCTAATCTCGAGGCCACCCTGCAAGCGGGTGGATGCGGGCTTGACGACATCGTCGACGTGACGACCTTTCATACCGATCCCGAAAATCAGTTCGGCACAATCATGACCGTTAAAAGCGAAGTCTTCCCGGCAGCGCCTTATCCGAATTGGACCGCGATTGGCGTCAACTGGCTCGCGGGGTTCGACTTCGAGATCAAGGTGATCGCCCGTATTCCCGGCTGA
- a CDS encoding TRAP transporter large permease subunit — protein MIEFIAQNMAPIMFASLIIFMLIGYPVAFALAANGLLFFFAGVQLAPYSNGSITLSWPLLYALPERFWGTMSNETLLAIPFFTFMGIVLERSGMAEDLLDTIGQLFGPVRGGLAYAVVFVGALLAATTGVVAASVIAMGLISLPIMLRYGYDRRVASGVIAASGTLAQIIPPSLVLIVLADQLGRSVGDMYHGALIPGLVLTGLYVGYIFLMTFWKRDSMPALPIEARTLGSGIASLIVTLVIAGAGAYGASLLLATFAGSNADIWGATLATVLIYGFALADRSFGLNLMSRLAQQVIIVMIPPLALIFLVLGTIFLGIATPTEGGAMGAVGALIMAASKGRLSLSVISQALASTTRLSSFVMFILLGARVFSLTFYGVNGHVWVEHLLIGLPGGEVGFLVVVNVLVFFLAFFLDFFELAFIIVPLLAPAADKLGIDLIWFGILLGINMQTSFMHPPFGFALFYLRSVAAKVPYLDKITGKKIQPVTTGQIYWGAVPFVCIQVIMIGLTIAFPQMVMHYKGSGPVVDPATMKIEIPGFDPGDGLGGGLGRGLGGGAGNDLSSPPFGKRPSDPSVPAPPALNLNEPPKM, from the coding sequence ATGATTGAGTTTATTGCGCAAAACATGGCGCCAATTATGTTCGCTTCCCTGATCATCTTCATGTTGATCGGTTACCCGGTGGCCTTTGCCCTTGCGGCCAACGGCTTGCTGTTCTTTTTCGCGGGCGTCCAACTGGCACCGTATTCTAACGGGAGCATCACGCTCTCCTGGCCCTTGCTTTATGCGTTGCCCGAACGCTTCTGGGGCACAATGTCCAATGAAACTCTTCTTGCCATTCCTTTCTTCACTTTCATGGGTATAGTCCTCGAGCGCTCCGGCATGGCAGAAGACCTGCTCGATACGATTGGCCAACTGTTTGGACCGGTCCGGGGTGGCTTGGCCTATGCCGTTGTTTTCGTTGGGGCGCTTCTTGCGGCGACCACTGGCGTGGTCGCTGCGTCCGTGATCGCAATGGGCCTGATATCGCTACCTATCATGTTGCGTTACGGGTATGACCGCCGCGTTGCATCCGGGGTTATTGCGGCCTCTGGAACTTTGGCCCAGATCATCCCGCCGTCTCTGGTTCTGATCGTTCTCGCCGACCAGCTGGGCCGTTCGGTCGGAGATATGTATCACGGTGCACTTATTCCCGGTCTTGTTCTGACCGGCCTCTATGTTGGCTATATCTTCCTAATGACGTTCTGGAAGCGGGATTCCATGCCCGCCCTTCCTATCGAAGCCCGCACTTTGGGCTCTGGCATTGCCTCACTCATCGTCACACTCGTCATCGCCGGTGCTGGTGCCTATGGAGCCAGTCTTCTGCTTGCGACTTTCGCCGGATCAAACGCCGATATTTGGGGCGCAACGCTTGCAACTGTCCTCATCTATGGGTTTGCTCTTGCTGACCGGTCTTTCGGACTTAACCTGATGTCCCGCTTGGCCCAGCAAGTCATCATCGTCATGATACCGCCCCTTGCCTTGATCTTTCTCGTTCTCGGGACAATTTTCCTCGGCATTGCAACACCGACCGAAGGTGGTGCAATGGGTGCGGTGGGTGCTTTGATCATGGCCGCCTCAAAAGGGCGGCTCAGCTTGAGCGTCATAAGTCAAGCGTTAGCCTCCACAACACGGCTGTCGTCATTTGTGATGTTTATCCTGCTAGGAGCGCGCGTCTTCTCGTTGACCTTTTATGGCGTAAACGGTCACGTGTGGGTTGAGCATCTGCTTATCGGGCTACCCGGTGGTGAGGTCGGGTTTCTTGTCGTCGTCAATGTGCTGGTATTTTTCCTGGCCTTCTTCCTCGATTTCTTCGAGCTCGCCTTTATAATCGTGCCTCTGCTCGCGCCTGCTGCCGACAAACTTGGGATCGATTTGATCTGGTTCGGCATTCTGCTTGGCATCAACATGCAAACGAGCTTCATGCACCCGCCGTTCGGTTTCGCCCTGTTCTATCTGCGGTCCGTCGCAGCAAAGGTGCCTTATCTCGACAAAATAACTGGAAAGAAAATTCAGCCCGTCACCACCGGCCAAATTTATTGGGGCGCTGTACCCTTCGTCTGCATCCAGGTGATAATGATAGGATTGACGATCGCATTTCCGCAAATGGTAATGCACTACAAAGGCTCGGGTCCCGTGGTCGATCCGGCAACAATGAAGATCGAAATACCAGGTTTCGACCCAGGCGATGGTCTGGGTGGCGGATTGGGAAGAGGCCTTGGTGGCGGAGCTGGTAACGATTTGAGTTCACCACCCTTCGGCAAGCGTCCATCCGATCCCTCGGTACCCGCGCCGCCGGCGCTAAACCTAAACGAGCCGCCGAAAATGTAG
- a CDS encoding TRAP transporter small permease subunit encodes MSALLALSRTIDRINEFIGRYVAWLIFLAVIVSAGNAVIRKTFNMSSNSWLELQWYLFGGAFMLAAAYTLHQNEHIRIDIVYGAFSRRVQHWIDLFGHVAFLMPFVILMISYFIPYVRLSYDSGEVSSSAGGLILWPAKLVLLIGFLLLGIQGISEIIKKVAVIRGDIPDPNPPMSLEEIAEQEVAFAEARND; translated from the coding sequence GTGTCGGCTTTACTCGCGCTATCGAGAACAATTGATCGTATCAACGAATTCATCGGACGTTATGTAGCTTGGCTTATTTTTTTGGCGGTCATCGTCAGCGCCGGCAATGCGGTCATTCGCAAGACGTTCAATATGTCCTCGAATTCCTGGCTGGAACTGCAGTGGTACCTTTTCGGGGGCGCCTTTATGCTCGCAGCCGCATATACGCTACACCAGAACGAACATATTCGTATTGACATTGTCTATGGAGCTTTTTCCCGTCGCGTTCAGCACTGGATCGATCTGTTCGGACATGTGGCATTTCTCATGCCATTCGTCATTCTGATGATTTCCTACTTCATCCCTTACGTCAGGCTTTCCTATGATAGTGGCGAGGTTTCTTCCAGCGCAGGTGGCTTGATCCTGTGGCCGGCCAAACTCGTCCTACTGATTGGCTTTCTCCTCCTCGGCATACAAGGGATTTCAGAGATTATTAAGAAAGTTGCCGTGATCCGCGGAGATATACCGGACCCTAACCCCCCGATGTCCCTTGAGGAAATTGCGGAACAGGAAGTGGCTTTTGCGGAGGCGCGCAATGATTGA
- a CDS encoding TAXI family TRAP transporter solute-binding subunit, with amino-acid sequence MKFFKNFRFVAAMLIVGAAVGSGLAIAQTPAFFRIGTGGTAGTYYPIGGLIANAISGSGDKGVSGLVATAVSSNGSVANINAIQGGALESGFSQSDVAYWAHSGTGLYEGKGKVEDLRLIATLYPETIHLVARKGAEIKSVADLKGKRVSLDEPGSGTIVDARIVLGAYGLTEKDIKAEYLKPGPAGDRLRDGALDAYFFVGGYPTGAISELATSSGISLVPLTGPEADKLLADNSFFAKDTVPAGTYKDVGETPTISVAAQWVTSAKQPDDLVYNITKVMWNDATRAALDAGHAKGKLITLKNATTGLGIPLHPGAERFYKEAGVLK; translated from the coding sequence ATGAAATTCTTCAAAAACTTTCGATTTGTAGCCGCAATGCTCATTGTTGGCGCGGCAGTTGGATCAGGCCTCGCCATCGCGCAGACACCGGCGTTTTTCCGTATCGGAACTGGAGGGACTGCTGGAACCTACTATCCCATCGGAGGTCTAATCGCGAATGCCATTTCCGGCAGCGGTGACAAAGGAGTTTCTGGCCTTGTGGCAACGGCAGTCTCGTCGAACGGTTCCGTCGCCAATATCAACGCGATTCAGGGCGGCGCACTGGAGTCGGGGTTCTCTCAATCCGACGTTGCCTATTGGGCGCATAGCGGTACAGGGCTCTATGAAGGCAAAGGTAAGGTCGAAGATTTGCGGCTGATCGCAACACTTTATCCCGAAACGATCCATCTGGTTGCCCGTAAGGGCGCAGAAATAAAATCTGTGGCGGACCTCAAAGGCAAGCGAGTTTCGCTCGATGAACCTGGCTCTGGCACAATCGTCGATGCGCGCATCGTGCTAGGTGCCTATGGCCTTACCGAAAAGGATATCAAAGCCGAGTACCTCAAACCGGGACCCGCAGGGGACCGCTTGCGCGATGGCGCGCTCGATGCTTATTTCTTCGTCGGCGGCTATCCGACAGGGGCAATTTCGGAACTTGCGACCTCAAGCGGCATTTCGCTTGTGCCGCTAACTGGACCCGAAGCCGATAAACTCCTTGCCGACAACAGCTTTTTTGCCAAGGATACCGTTCCTGCAGGGACGTACAAGGATGTCGGCGAAACGCCGACGATATCAGTAGCCGCGCAATGGGTAACGAGCGCCAAGCAGCCAGACGATCTTGTCTACAATATTACGAAGGTCATGTGGAACGATGCCACGCGTGCGGCCCTGGATGCGGGGCATGCCAAAGGCAAGCTTATCACCCTTAAGAATGCCACGACTGGCCTCGGCATCCCCCTGCATCCGGGGGCCGAACGCTTCTACAAAGAAGCCGGAGTGTTAAAATAG
- a CDS encoding TRAP transporter permease yields the protein MNPESVKNAPSSPMELDEAKARELEERFDSEIRFRPLSQVAGRLVGALLIALSIFHYYTAGFGLLPEMVHRGIHLSFVLGLVFLVFPFSRKGYDQPAISSLLRPLGISIIDWLLATIAVVAVLHVPLIPLDDLAFRVGNPTQTDVILGGLLILILLEATRRSVGWPLPIIAVLFMTYAIFGPSMPGILVHPGATVPQLVNHLYLTTQGIYGIALGVVATYVFHFVLFGVFATRIGLGQLFLDCAAWIAGRYAGGPAKVSIFGSALFGMISGSSVANTVTVGSLTIPAMIRLGYQRHFAAAVESASSTGGQITPPIMGAAAFLMIEFLNLPYTTIILAAIVPAFMHFFGVLVQVHFEAKRTGLRGLRPEEMPDLKEAFKRDWPTVIPLIVLVGILLAGYTPYLAAFWGITLCALVGLLNPRKRMSILEVFEGLRDGAKYALAVGAAAATVGIVVGVVTLTGVGFKISFIVTSTAAEMATWVGAILPVALFAPQTLTLLFTLIMTGVVCILMGCGIPTTANYIIMATIAAPALGVLGVEPIVAHFFVFYYGVLADITPPVALAAYAAAGMAGADPFRTGNTAFRLGLGKVLVPFVFVFSPSLLLVTANFTWFAFFVAFIGCTVGIGCLGAALSGFMLVRTRIWEQALLIIAAILLVVPEIYSSLIGGLLIMPVLIRQFTRLKNSASAQ from the coding sequence ATGAACCCTGAATCTGTAAAGAATGCGCCTTCGTCGCCGATGGAGCTTGACGAGGCGAAGGCGAGGGAACTCGAGGAACGGTTCGATTCGGAAATCCGGTTCAGGCCCCTTTCACAGGTAGCGGGCAGGCTGGTCGGTGCCCTGCTGATCGCCCTGTCGATCTTTCACTATTACACGGCTGGTTTCGGGCTGCTGCCCGAGATGGTTCATCGTGGCATTCATCTATCATTTGTGCTCGGTCTGGTATTCCTCGTATTCCCATTTTCACGCAAGGGCTATGATCAACCAGCCATTTCGAGCCTGCTGAGACCCTTGGGGATTTCGATCATTGACTGGCTTCTCGCCACTATCGCCGTGGTTGCCGTCCTTCACGTCCCTCTCATTCCTTTAGACGATCTTGCCTTCCGCGTCGGCAATCCAACGCAAACCGACGTGATCCTTGGCGGATTGCTTATCCTCATTCTTCTCGAAGCGACACGCCGTTCCGTTGGGTGGCCGCTGCCCATAATCGCGGTTCTTTTTATGACCTATGCGATTTTTGGTCCGTCCATGCCAGGCATTCTCGTTCACCCCGGCGCCACCGTTCCGCAGCTTGTCAATCACTTGTATCTTACGACCCAAGGCATCTACGGCATCGCCCTTGGCGTCGTCGCGACCTATGTCTTCCATTTTGTGCTTTTCGGCGTCTTCGCCACGCGCATAGGCCTCGGACAACTTTTCCTCGACTGCGCTGCCTGGATAGCCGGGCGCTATGCAGGCGGGCCCGCCAAAGTCTCGATCTTCGGCTCTGCGCTTTTTGGTATGATTTCCGGCTCGTCCGTTGCCAACACGGTGACGGTCGGCTCGCTGACCATTCCGGCAATGATCCGACTGGGCTATCAACGCCATTTTGCGGCTGCGGTCGAATCCGCCTCATCCACCGGTGGCCAGATCACCCCGCCGATCATGGGGGCCGCGGCATTTCTGATGATCGAATTTCTCAACCTACCCTACACGACAATCATCCTTGCGGCGATCGTCCCGGCATTCATGCACTTTTTCGGGGTGCTCGTGCAGGTCCATTTCGAGGCCAAGCGCACGGGGCTTCGCGGTTTAAGGCCAGAGGAGATGCCGGACCTCAAGGAGGCATTCAAACGCGACTGGCCCACCGTCATTCCGCTGATCGTGTTGGTCGGTATTCTGCTTGCTGGCTATACTCCTTATCTTGCCGCCTTTTGGGGCATCACCCTTTGTGCGCTTGTAGGGTTGCTCAACCCGCGCAAACGAATGTCCATATTGGAAGTTTTCGAAGGTCTGCGCGACGGCGCAAAGTACGCGCTTGCGGTCGGCGCAGCCGCAGCGACTGTCGGCATCGTCGTCGGCGTCGTGACCCTGACCGGCGTCGGGTTCAAGATTTCTTTCATTGTAACATCGACCGCCGCGGAGATGGCGACATGGGTCGGCGCGATCTTGCCGGTCGCACTGTTTGCCCCACAAACCTTGACACTGCTTTTCACGCTGATCATGACCGGTGTGGTCTGCATACTCATGGGATGTGGCATTCCGACGACTGCGAACTACATTATCATGGCGACGATCGCCGCGCCGGCGCTCGGTGTTCTCGGCGTAGAGCCGATTGTCGCGCACTTCTTTGTCTTCTACTACGGGGTTCTTGCTGACATTACCCCGCCGGTGGCGCTGGCCGCCTACGCTGCAGCGGGCATGGCAGGTGCAGATCCGTTTCGAACGGGAAATACGGCATTCCGGCTTGGGCTTGGCAAGGTTCTTGTGCCTTTTGTTTTTGTTTTTTCGCCTTCATTGCTTCTTGTAACAGCAAACTTCACATGGTTCGCGTTCTTCGTTGCCTTCATCGGCTGCACCGTCGGGATTGGCTGCCTTGGTGCCGCTTTGTCAGGTTTCATGCTGGTCAGGACAAGGATTTGGGAACAGGCATTGCTCATCATTGCAGCGATCCTTCTTGTTGTACCAGAAATCTATTCATCACTCATTGGCGGTCTGCTCATTATGCCTGTGCTGATTCGTCAATTCACTCGTTTGAAGAACTCTGCATCGGCTCAATGA